A genomic region of Arachis hypogaea cultivar Tifrunner chromosome 5, arahy.Tifrunner.gnm2.J5K5, whole genome shotgun sequence contains the following coding sequences:
- the LOC112804030 gene encoding probable F-box protein At4g22165, translated as MGDINGWANIHHDILKEIAEHLYSYDDFIQLGLVCKQWNLKLPEISSEILWLLIPEESSSTHIYEDEEIYHLMQLPIADEVRLDIQSLDEAKIHYLKLPEMQTKLIRGSFGGWLIVLDIYKGSMCMLNAFTKVRLDLPPISTFPDIIDYNPNNHGFEYAIWDLGDDDMDDYRVSSSVINRIWVGKVIINSCPINDNEDFMAVAIHGFRCTLAFYKPNNKRWLDLDDKRWFDDVIFFGEKIYAVEDSGQLYEFDTNTESGPVGGIHEAKPPFRAAVGSYQLKYLVGRANGSLLMLVRHFTYHRGFSRTYKFDIYELKKNAKEWCRLRSLENYVVMIGFNSSVQMLPASIQTKGNQIYFTDNLQDWKAWDDVEHQDIGIFDLDDGSCQTLLSDVKFVCPPVWCHSKFVSTTKGCQRS; from the coding sequence ATGGGTGACATTAATGGATGGGCAAACATTCATCATGACATCTTGAAGGAAATTGCGGAGCACTTGTATTCTTACGATGATTTCATCCAACTTGGTTTAGTTTGCAAGCAATGGAACTTGAAACTTCCAGAGATCTCCAGCGAGATTTTGTGGCTGCTGATACCTGAAGAATCTTCCAGTACTCATATTTATGAAGACGAGGAGATCTACCATCTCATGCAGTTACCTATTGCTGATGAAGTACGACTTGATATTCAGTCTCTTGATGAGGCCAAGATCCACTATCTCAAGCTACCAGAGATGCAGACCAAATTGATCCGTGGTTCTTTTGGTGGATGGTTGATCGTCCTAGATATATACAAGGGTTCGATGTGTATGTTAAATGCATTTACAAAGGTCCGTTTAGATCTTCCTCCAATATCAACTTTTCCGGATATAATTGACTACAATCCTAACAATCATGGCTTTGAATATGCTATTTGGGATTTGGGTGATGACGATATGGATGATTACCGGGTCTCGAGCAGTGTGATAAATAGGATCTGGGTTGGGAAGGTTATTATAAATTCATGTCCTATCAATGACAATGAAGATTTTATGGCAGTTGCTATACATGGATTTCGTTGTACATTAGCCTTTTACAAACCAAATAATAAGAGATGGTTAGATCTTGATGATAAGAGATGGTTTGATGATGTCATATTTTTTGGAGAGAAGATATATGCAGTAGAAGATAGTGGCCAGCTATACGAATTTGATACAAACACAGAATCAGGGCCTGTAGGTGGTATTCATGAAGCCAAACCTCCCTTTCGTGCTGCGGTGGGTTCTTACCAGCTTAAATATTTGGTTGGGCGTGCTAATGGAAGTTTATTGATGCTGGTGAGACATTTTACCTATCATCGTGGATTTTCTCGTACTTACAAATTTGATATCTATGAATTGAAGAAGAATGCAAAAGAATGGTGCAGACTACGTAGTTTGGAAAATTACGTAGTGATGATTGGATTCAACTCTTCTGTTCAAATGCTGCCTGCAAGTATTCAAACCAAAGGAAATCAAATCTACTTTACAGATAACCTACAAGATTGGAAAGCATGGGACGATGTCGAACATCAAGATATTGGCATCTTTGACTTGGACGATGGAAGTTGTCAAACACTGTTATCCGATGTAAAGTTCGTGTGTCCTCCTGTCTGGTGTCATTCAAAATTTGTCTCAACAACAAAAGGGTGTCAGAGGAGTTGA
- the LOC112802886 gene encoding mitogen-activated protein kinase kinase kinase YODA isoform X1 has protein sequence MPSWWKSSKETKKKTGKESFIDSLQRKFKSPSEGKLGSRSGGSRKHCDDSISEKGGQSPVGSRSPSPSKVGRCQSFAERPLSQPLPLPSLHPSNVSRADSEISILSKSKTEKGSKPSLFLPLPKPACMRRRLNLADLDGDLGPASVSSESSADSDEPTDSQNRSPLATDSETGTRTAAGSPSSLMLKDQSTVCQVNSKETKTPANILGNHMTSTSPKRRPLSNHVPNLQIPPHGAFCSAPDSSRSSPSRSPLRAFATEQVLNSAFWAGKTYSDVNFLGSGHCSSPGSGHNSGHNSMGGDMSGQLFWQPSRGSPEYSPVPSPRMTSPGPSSRVQSGAVTPIHPRAGGTPTESQSGWADDGKQQSHRLPLPPLSVTNSSPFSHSNSTATSPSLPRSPGRADNPVSPGSRWKKGKLIGRGTFGHVYVGFNKESGEMCAMKEVTLFSDDAKSKESAKQLMQEINLLSRLRHPNIVQYYGSETVGDKLYIYLEYVSGGSIYKLLQEYGQFGELAIRSYTQQILSGLAYLHATNTVHRDIKGANILVDPNGRVKLADFGMAKHITGQSCPLSFKGSPYWMAPEVIKNSKGYNLAVDIWSLGCTVLEMATTKPPWSQYEGVAAMFKIGNSKELPTIPDNLSSEGKDFVIKCLQRNPHNRPSARELLGHPFVKCAAPLERPILSPPASDLDSGIAQATKSLGIGQGRNLSTLDSDRLSVNSSRVLKNISQTSDIHIQRNISCPVSPIGSPLLRSRSPQPINGRMSPSPISSPRTASGASTPLHGGSGALPVSNHLVYFQEGLGSLPKSSNVDIFRGMQMTSRITSEVVPTENDVQSVLAARVCRQLLGNNGKMNPSFDLSPNSSMIGRPNGL, from the exons ATGCCTTCATGGTGGAAGTCATCAAAAGAAACGAAGAAGAAAACAGGTAAGGAAAGTTTTATCGACTCATTACAACGAAAATTTAAATCCCCATCTGAAGGTAAACTAGGCTCTAGATCTGGAGGATCTCGTAAACATTGTGATGACTCCATCTCTGAAAAGGGGGGTCAGTCTCCTGTTGGATCAAGATCTCCTTCACCTTCAAAAGTCGGAAGATGCCAAAGTTTTGCTGAAAGGCCTCTTTCTCAGCCACTACCACTTCCTAGCCTGCATCCATCAAATGTTAGCCGGGCAGATTCTGAAATTAGCATATtatcaaaatcaaaaacagaaaagGGGTCCAAGCCATCATTGTTTCTGCCCCTACCAAAACCTGCATGCATGCGTCGTAGGCTGAACCTTGCAGATTTGGATGGAGATCTGGGGCCTGCTTCAGTCTCTAGTGAGAGCTCTGCTGATAGTGATGAACCAACAGACTCGCAAAATCGTAGTCCTCTAGCAACTGATTCTGAGACCGGGACTAGAACCGCTGCGGGCAGTCCTTCCAG CCTGATGCTCAAGGATCAATCTACTGTTTGCCAAGTAAATTCAAAAGAAACCAAAACACCAGCAAACATTCTTGGTAATCATATGACTTCTACTTCACCAAAACGGAGGCCATTAAGCAACCATGTTCCAAATCTGCAGATTCCTCCTCATGGTGCTTTCTGTAGTGCTCCCGACAGTTCCAGGTCGAGTCCATCTAGAAGTCCATTGAGAGCATTTGCCACCGAACAGGTGTTGAACTCTGCTTTTTGGGCTGGAAAGACATATTCAGATGTCAATTTCCTTGGATCGGGACACTGCTCCAGTCCAGGTTCTGGTCATAATTCTGGCCATAATTCAATGGGAGGGGACATGTCAGGACAGTTATTTTGGCAACCAAGTAGGGGTAGCCCTGAGTATTCACCCGTACCAAGTCCTAGAATGACTAGTCCAGGTCCAAGCTCAAGAGTTCAGAGTGGAGCCGTCACACCTATTCATCCCAGGGCTGGGGGAACACCCACTGAATCACAGTCTGGATGGGCTGATGATGGAAAACAACAGAGTCATCGTTTGCCCCTTCCTCCTTTATCAGTTACCAATTCCTCTCCTTTCTCTCATTCAAATTCTACTGCAACATCTCCATCTCTGCCTAGAAGTCCTGGAAGAGCAGATAATCCAGTTAGCCCTGGCTCACGTTGGAAAAAGGGGAAGCTAATAGGCAGAGGCACCTTCGGACATGTCTATGTTGGCTTCAATAA GGAAAGTGGTGAAATGTGTGCAATGAAAGAGGTGACTCTATTTTCAGATGATGCCAAGTCTAAAGAAAGTGCTAAGCAATTAATGCAG GAAATTAATCTATTAAGCCGTTTACGGCATCCGAATATTGTACAGTATTATGGTTCTGAAACA GTAGGTGACAAGCTTTACATATACCTGGAGTATGTATCAGGAGGCTCCATATATAAACTTCTTCAAGAGTATGGGCAATTCGGTGAACTAGCTATTCGAAGTTATACTCAACAAATTTTATCAGGGCTTGCTTATTTACATGCTACAAACACTGTCCACAG GGACATTAAAGGAGCAAATATATTGGTAGATCCCAATGGCCGGGTCAAGTTGGCAGACTTTGGCATGGCAAAGCAT ATAACAGGGCAATCGTGTCCATTATCGTTCAAGGGAAGCCCTTATTGGATGGCGCCTGAG GTTATAAAGAACTCTAAAGGTTACAACCTTGCTGTGGATATATGGAGTCTTGGATGCACCGTTTTGGAAATGGCTACAACTAAGCCTCCCTGGAGTCAATATGAAGGG GTTGCTGCTATGTTTAAGATTGGTAATAGCAAGGAACTTCCTACCATCCCTGATAATCTTTCGAGTGAAGGAAAGGATTTCGTCATCAAATGTCTTCAACGAAATCCTCACAATCGCCCTTCAGCCCGCGAATTATTGGGCCATCCTTTTGTAAAATGTGCTGCTCCTTTGGAAAGACCTATTCTCAGCCCTCCAGCTTCAGACCTTGATTCTGGGATTGCACAAGCAACAAAATCTCTG GGTATTGGTCAAGGAAGGAATCTTTCTACCTTGGATTCAGATAGACTTTCTGTTAATTCTTCTcgggttttgaaaaatatttctcAAAcaag TGACATACATATTCAAAGAAATATATCTTGCCCTGTCTCTCCGATTGGAAGCCCACTTTTGAGGTCAAGGTCCCCACAGCCCATAAATGGAAGAATGTCTCCCTCTCCTATATCTAGCCCCCGGACTGCTTCTGGTGCATCAACCCCTCTTCATGGCGGTAGTGGTGCCCTTCCAGTTAGTAATCACTTAGTTTACTTTCAAGAGGGTCTTGGAAGCTTGCCCAAGTCCTCAAATGTTGACATTTTTCGAGGAATGCAAATGACATCACGCATTACATCTGAAGTGGTTCCCACTGAAAATGATGTTCAATCAGTCTTGGCGGCACGTGTTTGTCGGCAGCTGCTGGGGAATAATGGGAAGATGAATCCATCCTTTGATCTAAGTCCCAACTCCTCGATGATCGGCCGACCGAATGGTTTATGA
- the LOC112802886 gene encoding mitogen-activated protein kinase kinase kinase YODA isoform X2 has translation MLKDQSTVCQVNSKETKTPANILGNHMTSTSPKRRPLSNHVPNLQIPPHGAFCSAPDSSRSSPSRSPLRAFATEQVLNSAFWAGKTYSDVNFLGSGHCSSPGSGHNSGHNSMGGDMSGQLFWQPSRGSPEYSPVPSPRMTSPGPSSRVQSGAVTPIHPRAGGTPTESQSGWADDGKQQSHRLPLPPLSVTNSSPFSHSNSTATSPSLPRSPGRADNPVSPGSRWKKGKLIGRGTFGHVYVGFNKESGEMCAMKEVTLFSDDAKSKESAKQLMQEINLLSRLRHPNIVQYYGSETVGDKLYIYLEYVSGGSIYKLLQEYGQFGELAIRSYTQQILSGLAYLHATNTVHRDIKGANILVDPNGRVKLADFGMAKHITGQSCPLSFKGSPYWMAPEVIKNSKGYNLAVDIWSLGCTVLEMATTKPPWSQYEGVAAMFKIGNSKELPTIPDNLSSEGKDFVIKCLQRNPHNRPSARELLGHPFVKCAAPLERPILSPPASDLDSGIAQATKSLGIGQGRNLSTLDSDRLSVNSSRVLKNISQTSDIHIQRNISCPVSPIGSPLLRSRSPQPINGRMSPSPISSPRTASGASTPLHGGSGALPVSNHLVYFQEGLGSLPKSSNVDIFRGMQMTSRITSEVVPTENDVQSVLAARVCRQLLGNNGKMNPSFDLSPNSSMIGRPNGL, from the exons ATGCTCAAGGATCAATCTACTGTTTGCCAAGTAAATTCAAAAGAAACCAAAACACCAGCAAACATTCTTGGTAATCATATGACTTCTACTTCACCAAAACGGAGGCCATTAAGCAACCATGTTCCAAATCTGCAGATTCCTCCTCATGGTGCTTTCTGTAGTGCTCCCGACAGTTCCAGGTCGAGTCCATCTAGAAGTCCATTGAGAGCATTTGCCACCGAACAGGTGTTGAACTCTGCTTTTTGGGCTGGAAAGACATATTCAGATGTCAATTTCCTTGGATCGGGACACTGCTCCAGTCCAGGTTCTGGTCATAATTCTGGCCATAATTCAATGGGAGGGGACATGTCAGGACAGTTATTTTGGCAACCAAGTAGGGGTAGCCCTGAGTATTCACCCGTACCAAGTCCTAGAATGACTAGTCCAGGTCCAAGCTCAAGAGTTCAGAGTGGAGCCGTCACACCTATTCATCCCAGGGCTGGGGGAACACCCACTGAATCACAGTCTGGATGGGCTGATGATGGAAAACAACAGAGTCATCGTTTGCCCCTTCCTCCTTTATCAGTTACCAATTCCTCTCCTTTCTCTCATTCAAATTCTACTGCAACATCTCCATCTCTGCCTAGAAGTCCTGGAAGAGCAGATAATCCAGTTAGCCCTGGCTCACGTTGGAAAAAGGGGAAGCTAATAGGCAGAGGCACCTTCGGACATGTCTATGTTGGCTTCAATAA GGAAAGTGGTGAAATGTGTGCAATGAAAGAGGTGACTCTATTTTCAGATGATGCCAAGTCTAAAGAAAGTGCTAAGCAATTAATGCAG GAAATTAATCTATTAAGCCGTTTACGGCATCCGAATATTGTACAGTATTATGGTTCTGAAACA GTAGGTGACAAGCTTTACATATACCTGGAGTATGTATCAGGAGGCTCCATATATAAACTTCTTCAAGAGTATGGGCAATTCGGTGAACTAGCTATTCGAAGTTATACTCAACAAATTTTATCAGGGCTTGCTTATTTACATGCTACAAACACTGTCCACAG GGACATTAAAGGAGCAAATATATTGGTAGATCCCAATGGCCGGGTCAAGTTGGCAGACTTTGGCATGGCAAAGCAT ATAACAGGGCAATCGTGTCCATTATCGTTCAAGGGAAGCCCTTATTGGATGGCGCCTGAG GTTATAAAGAACTCTAAAGGTTACAACCTTGCTGTGGATATATGGAGTCTTGGATGCACCGTTTTGGAAATGGCTACAACTAAGCCTCCCTGGAGTCAATATGAAGGG GTTGCTGCTATGTTTAAGATTGGTAATAGCAAGGAACTTCCTACCATCCCTGATAATCTTTCGAGTGAAGGAAAGGATTTCGTCATCAAATGTCTTCAACGAAATCCTCACAATCGCCCTTCAGCCCGCGAATTATTGGGCCATCCTTTTGTAAAATGTGCTGCTCCTTTGGAAAGACCTATTCTCAGCCCTCCAGCTTCAGACCTTGATTCTGGGATTGCACAAGCAACAAAATCTCTG GGTATTGGTCAAGGAAGGAATCTTTCTACCTTGGATTCAGATAGACTTTCTGTTAATTCTTCTcgggttttgaaaaatatttctcAAAcaag TGACATACATATTCAAAGAAATATATCTTGCCCTGTCTCTCCGATTGGAAGCCCACTTTTGAGGTCAAGGTCCCCACAGCCCATAAATGGAAGAATGTCTCCCTCTCCTATATCTAGCCCCCGGACTGCTTCTGGTGCATCAACCCCTCTTCATGGCGGTAGTGGTGCCCTTCCAGTTAGTAATCACTTAGTTTACTTTCAAGAGGGTCTTGGAAGCTTGCCCAAGTCCTCAAATGTTGACATTTTTCGAGGAATGCAAATGACATCACGCATTACATCTGAAGTGGTTCCCACTGAAAATGATGTTCAATCAGTCTTGGCGGCACGTGTTTGTCGGCAGCTGCTGGGGAATAATGGGAAGATGAATCCATCCTTTGATCTAAGTCCCAACTCCTCGATGATCGGCCGACCGAATGGTTTATGA
- the LOC112802887 gene encoding silicon efflux transporter LSI2 yields MALASIPKVVLGSLAFAIFWVLAVFPAVPFLPIGRTAGSLLGAMLMVIFRVLSPDQAYAAIDLPILGLLFGTMVVSVYLERADMFKYLGKLLSWKSKGPKDLLCRICLISAISSALFTNDTSCVVLTEFILKIARQHNLPPHPFLLALASSANIGSSATPIGNPQNLVIAVQSKIPFGEFLVGVLPAMLLGVVVNASILILMYWKLLSVHKDEEDPKAEVVAEEEVNSHQFSPATMSHFTSMNSQEWNMCLDNVSIQNSPQVQTLRNRASPNEGEIYRVPSSIVDSSRNSNASKEAANEVAEKTREDHNHVKVVEAESNSFVMHFAEGRMDFLDEKWKRVLWKCCVYMITLGMLIAMLLGLNLSWTAITAALALVVLDFKDARPCLEKVSYSLLIFFCGMFITVDGFNKTGIPSAMWELMEPYSHVDHATGIIVLALVILVLSNLASNVPTVLLLGGRVAASAAAISAKDEKKAWLILAWVSTIAGNLSLLGSAANLIVCEQARRAPNLAYTLTFWNHLKFGLPSTLIVTAIGLTLIR; encoded by the exons atggcaCTAGCTTCTATTCCAAAAGTTGTGTTAGGCTCACTAGCCTTTGCAATTTTCTGGGTATTAGCAGTGTTCCCAGCTGTTCCTTTTCTACCAATTGGAAGAACAGCAGGATCATTGCTTGGTGCAATGCTTATGGTCATATTTCGAGTTCTTTCGCCGGATCAAGCCTACGCAGCAATTGATCTTCCAATTCTTGGCCTTCTTTTTGGAACAATGGTTGTGAGTGTGTATCTTGAAAGAGCAGACATGTTCAAGTACTTGGGGAAATTGCTATCTTGGAAGAGTAAAGGCCCAAAAGATTTGCTTTGTAGAATCTGTTTGATTTCTGCAATTTCAAGTGCTCTTTTCACCAATGACACTTCTTGTGTTGTTTTGACTGAATTCATATTGAAAATTGCAAGGCAGCATAATTTGCCACCACACCCTTTTCTTCTTGCACTTGCTTCAAGTGCTAACATTGGTTCCTCAGCAACTCCAATTGGGAATCCTCAGAATCTTGTTATTGCTGTTCAGAGTAAGATTCCATTTGGAGAGTTTCTAGTTGGTGTTCTTCCAGCTATGCTTCTTGGGGTTGTGGTGAATGCTTCAATTCTTATATTGATGTATTGGAAGTTGTTGTCTGTTCACAAAGATGAGGAGGATCCAAAAGCAGAGGTTGTAGCAGAGGAGGAGGTTAATTCTCATCAGTTTTCGCCGGCTACAATGTCTCATTTTACTTCCATGAATTCACAAGAGTGGAATATGTGTCTGGACAATGTTAGTATTCAAAACTCTCCTCAAGTTCAGACCTTGAGAAACCGGGCATCTCCGAATGAAGGCGAAATTTACAGGGTTCCTAGTAGCATTGTGGATTCCTCGAGGAACTCGAATGCGTCGAAGGAGGCAGCGAATGAAGTGGCCGAGAAGACTAGGGAGGATCACAATCATGTCAAGGTTGTTGAGGCAGAATCAAATAGTTTTGTTATGCACTTTGCAGAAGGAAGAATGGACTTTTTGGATGAGAAGTGGAAAAGGGTTTTGTGGAAATGTTGTGTTTATATGATCACTTTAGGGATGTTGATTGCAATGCTTTTAGGTTTGAATTTGTCTTGGACTGCAATCACAGCTGCACTAGCCCTGGTTGTTCTTGATTTCAAAGATGCTAGGCCATGCTTAGAGAAG GTTTCCTATTCACTTTTGATATTCTTTTGTGGAATGTTTATCACAGTAGATGGGTTCAACAAAACTGGAATTCCAAGTGCTATGTGGGAATTGATGGAGCCATATTCCCATGTAGATCATGCCACTGGCATAATAGTACTTGCACTTGTTATACTAGTCCTTTCAAATTTGGCTTCAAATGTTCCAACCG TTCTGTTGCTTGGAGGGAGAGTAGCAGCATCAGCAGCAGCAATATCAGCAAAAGATGAGAAGAAAGCATGGCTGATACTGGCATGGGTAAGCACCATTGCAGGGAACCTCTCACTGTTGGGATCAGCTGCAAACTTGATAGTGTGTGAACAAGCTCGTAGAGCACCAAATCTTGCTTACACCTTAACCTTCTGGAACCATCTCAAGTTTGGTCTTCCTTCCACTCTCATTGTCACTGCTATTGGTTTGACTCTCATAAGATAG